One segment of Streptosporangium brasiliense DNA contains the following:
- a CDS encoding sensor histidine kinase, with the protein MTAATSSRVLAAAAAAVAAAAIVAGGLLETGLPAPFSQWLFIVVCLTLPAIGWLVADRRPDNVYGWLLLAAADCLGLGAFGTSLLMREDIGQGPLAGVAAVLASLFTVFYGLSWVFIPIMFPDGRLPSRRWRPVAWIAAAAVTAHWLSILLSPDEVYAIFPGGNPLGLSGPAGLVVAAVGGLGQVVTFLVGLAVLTSLIVRWRRSASTERRRLRWMVAGTVGTLGGFVLMTPFFFGAGELSPAVWVGVFSAMAAMPAVIAAAVFRHNLLDVRVGIRGSRLFLVFDLRPTVDELLTELGPALEEAEPVEQLGRLAGAVQAGLEVRWAAVELADGTRVVAGEEDGEAVLTVPAGLGRIACGPRTVGRFTTEDRRLLRALAVPIGLAIQSAGLAARLVNAEEAERRRIERNIHDGVQQQLVALIAGLELARATGGGPDSLALLREQARQTLTDLRELAAGIHPSVLSQGGLVEAVEERCSRLPVATTVAADAALRARRFPDEIEGAVYFAVSEAIANALKHAAASRIEVRLTQAGGRLQAVVSDDGKGFDPALTGRGGLGPLADRMAALGGGLELTARPGEGTRLRAWVPAPG; encoded by the coding sequence ATGACTGCCGCGACCTCCTCCCGTGTGCTCGCCGCGGCGGCGGCCGCGGTGGCCGCGGCCGCGATCGTCGCGGGCGGGCTGCTGGAGACCGGGCTGCCCGCGCCGTTCAGCCAGTGGCTGTTCATCGTGGTGTGCCTGACCCTGCCCGCGATCGGCTGGCTCGTCGCGGACCGGCGCCCCGACAACGTCTACGGCTGGCTGCTGCTGGCCGCCGCGGACTGTCTGGGCCTCGGCGCGTTCGGCACCAGCCTCCTGATGCGGGAGGACATCGGCCAGGGCCCGCTGGCCGGCGTCGCCGCCGTGCTCGCCTCGCTGTTCACCGTTTTCTACGGGCTGTCCTGGGTCTTCATCCCCATCATGTTCCCCGACGGGCGCCTGCCCTCGCGCCGCTGGCGGCCCGTCGCCTGGATCGCCGCGGCGGCCGTCACCGCGCACTGGCTGAGCATCCTCCTGTCTCCTGACGAGGTCTACGCCATCTTCCCGGGCGGCAACCCGCTCGGGCTCAGCGGGCCGGCCGGGCTGGTCGTCGCCGCCGTGGGCGGCCTGGGACAGGTCGTGACCTTCCTGGTGGGGCTGGCCGTACTGACCTCCCTGATCGTCCGCTGGCGGCGGAGCGCCTCCACCGAGCGCCGCCGGCTCCGCTGGATGGTCGCCGGGACCGTGGGCACCCTGGGCGGGTTCGTGCTGATGACTCCCTTCTTCTTCGGGGCGGGGGAACTCAGCCCGGCCGTCTGGGTGGGCGTCTTCAGCGCCATGGCCGCGATGCCCGCCGTGATCGCGGCGGCGGTCTTCCGGCACAACCTCCTCGACGTCAGGGTGGGGATCAGGGGCTCCCGGCTCTTCCTGGTCTTCGACCTGCGGCCCACGGTGGACGAGCTGCTGACCGAGCTCGGCCCGGCGCTGGAGGAGGCGGAGCCGGTGGAGCAGCTCGGCAGGCTGGCCGGGGCCGTGCAGGCCGGGCTGGAGGTCCGGTGGGCCGCCGTCGAGCTCGCCGACGGCACGCGGGTGGTGGCGGGGGAGGAGGACGGCGAGGCCGTGCTCACCGTGCCGGCCGGGCTGGGGCGCATCGCGTGCGGCCCCAGGACGGTGGGACGCTTCACCACTGAGGACCGGCGCCTCCTGCGGGCGCTGGCGGTGCCGATCGGGCTGGCGATCCAGAGCGCGGGGCTGGCGGCCCGGCTGGTCAACGCCGAGGAGGCCGAGCGGCGGCGGATCGAGCGCAACATCCACGACGGGGTCCAGCAGCAGCTCGTGGCGCTGATCGCGGGGCTGGAGCTGGCCCGGGCGACGGGCGGCGGTCCCGACAGCCTGGCGCTCCTGCGCGAGCAGGCCCGGCAGACCCTCACCGACCTGCGGGAGCTCGCGGCGGGCATCCACCCGTCCGTGCTCAGCCAGGGCGGCCTGGTGGAGGCGGTCGAGGAGCGCTGCTCGCGCCTGCCGGTGGCGACGACGGTGGCCGCCGACGCGGCGCTGCGGGCACGGCGCTTCCCCGACGAGATTGAGGGCGCGGTCTACTTCGCGGTGAGCGAGGCGATCGCCAACGCGCTCAAGCACGCCGCGGCCTCCCGGATCGAGGTACGGCTGACGCAGGCCGGCGGGCGGCTTCAGGCGGTCGTCTCGGACGACGGGAAGGGCTTCGACCCGGCGCTGACCGGCCGCGGGGGGCTGGGCCCGCTGGCCGACCGGATGGCCGCGCTCGGCGGGGGACTGGAGCTGACCGCCAGGCCGGGAGAGGGCACGCGCCTGCGCGCCTGGGTGCCGGCGCCCGGCTGA
- a CDS encoding spermidine synthase: MPGRYPVTFGEVELLGDLDRPSGWVISKDGVPQSYVDLEDPTYLDFEYVRLMATVIDLLDEGPLDAVHVGGCACTLPRYVAATRPGSRQTVAEPDGGLVQLVRDQLRLKSVPRLKVKILDGRTATAGLQDGSADLVVLDAFSGATMPLDLATSEYMGDVARVLRPAGTLLVNIADGKGLAFARRVLATVGRVFPHMALLADPGVMRGRRFGNLIVAASRTGLPLTALSRRAAGGLTQARCVYGDDLTRFIAGAPPLNDGDPVVVPVPPPAVFG; this comes from the coding sequence ATGCCGGGCCGTTATCCGGTGACCTTCGGCGAGGTGGAGCTCCTGGGGGATCTCGACCGGCCCTCCGGTTGGGTGATCTCCAAGGACGGCGTGCCCCAGTCCTACGTGGACCTGGAGGATCCGACCTACCTCGACTTCGAATACGTCCGGCTGATGGCCACCGTGATCGACCTCCTCGACGAGGGCCCGCTCGACGCCGTGCACGTGGGGGGCTGCGCCTGCACCCTGCCCCGTTACGTGGCGGCGACCCGCCCGGGGTCGCGGCAGACCGTCGCCGAGCCGGACGGCGGCCTCGTGCAGCTCGTCAGGGACCAGCTCAGGCTGAAGTCGGTGCCGCGGCTCAAGGTGAAGATCCTTGACGGCCGTACGGCGACCGCCGGGCTCCAGGACGGCTCGGCCGACCTGGTCGTGCTGGACGCCTTCAGCGGCGCCACGATGCCGCTCGACCTGGCCACCTCCGAATACATGGGCGACGTCGCCCGCGTCCTGCGCCCCGCCGGGACCCTGCTGGTCAACATCGCCGACGGCAAGGGCCTGGCCTTCGCGCGCCGGGTGCTCGCCACCGTGGGCCGCGTCTTCCCCCACATGGCCCTGCTCGCCGACCCCGGCGTCATGCGGGGGCGCCGCTTCGGCAACCTCATCGTCGCCGCCTCCCGCACCGGCCTGCCCCTCACCGCCCTGTCCCGCCGGGCCGCCGGGGGCCTCACCCAGGCCCGGTGCGTCTACGGGGACGACCTGACCAGGTTCATCGCCGGAGCACCCCCGCTCAATGACGGCGACCCCGTCGTCGTGCCCGTCCCGCCGCCGGCGGTGTTCGGCTGA
- a CDS encoding penicillin-binding transpeptidase domain-containing protein: MRSRAVLTLIIVVLTVIAAGVYVLVRPREAEGRKVAGPEETALAYLTAWENSDIGAMGRLVADRPVDFAERHRAFARDLEIETLDLTPGTLRRQGDRSAELPFQGVREIKDLGAWPFSSTLRLALREGRWRVLWAPETLHPALKDGGRIRLRETPAPAAELVTRSGARFPRDSGAESYLDMLGADLDETDSGYVLEAVQADGTAQELTAFAPPSVEKVRTTFSRPVQAAAARALDGVDRPAAIVAVRTDTGEVLAVADRLGRELGGQAAIRGRYPPGSTFKVVTAAALLAGGLTPDSPVTCPATYTPPNGQEVTNAGGSGIPGALTLSGAFAASCNTTFVEQSIRLLSDGGLVRAAELFGFNKDLKGPGVCGEIRPHTDLDGLRSDAIGQNSVVASPLCMALAAAAVRDGAWHQPVMARLPARTGEAVPLPPGVAAGLRTMMREVVTAGTASAVPFPAGTAGKTGTAEVGGGGREHAWFIGYHGKTAFAVLVKNGGSGAEAAAPIAARFLRAL; the protein is encoded by the coding sequence ATGCGTAGTCGAGCGGTCCTCACACTCATCATCGTCGTTCTCACCGTCATCGCCGCCGGCGTCTACGTGCTGGTCCGCCCGAGGGAGGCGGAGGGCCGCAAGGTGGCCGGTCCTGAGGAGACGGCGCTGGCCTACCTGACGGCCTGGGAGAACAGCGACATCGGCGCGATGGGCCGCCTGGTCGCCGACCGGCCCGTCGACTTCGCCGAGCGGCACCGCGCCTTCGCCCGGGATCTGGAGATCGAGACGCTGGACCTGACGCCGGGCACGTTGCGGCGGCAGGGGGACCGGTCGGCCGAGCTGCCCTTCCAGGGAGTCAGGGAGATCAAGGACCTCGGGGCCTGGCCGTTCTCCTCGACACTGCGGCTGGCCCTGCGGGAGGGGCGGTGGAGGGTGCTCTGGGCGCCGGAGACGCTCCACCCGGCGCTGAAGGACGGCGGGCGGATCCGGCTCAGGGAGACCCCGGCGCCCGCGGCCGAGCTGGTCACCCGCTCCGGCGCGCGCTTCCCGCGCGACAGCGGGGCCGAGAGCTACCTCGACATGCTCGGGGCCGACCTGGACGAGACCGACAGCGGCTACGTCCTGGAGGCGGTCCAGGCGGACGGGACGGCACAGGAGCTGACGGCGTTCGCGCCGCCGTCCGTCGAAAAGGTCCGCACCACCTTCTCCCGGCCGGTCCAGGCCGCGGCGGCCCGGGCGCTGGACGGCGTGGACCGGCCCGCGGCGATCGTCGCCGTCCGGACCGACACCGGCGAGGTGCTCGCGGTCGCCGACCGGCTGGGCCGGGAGCTGGGCGGCCAGGCCGCCATCCGCGGCCGCTACCCGCCGGGCTCGACCTTCAAAGTGGTCACCGCCGCCGCGCTGCTCGCCGGCGGCCTCACCCCGGACTCGCCGGTGACGTGCCCGGCGACCTACACGCCCCCGAACGGCCAGGAGGTCACCAACGCGGGAGGATCCGGCATCCCCGGGGCCCTCACGCTGAGCGGCGCCTTCGCGGCCTCCTGCAACACGACCTTTGTCGAGCAGTCGATCCGCCTGCTGTCCGACGGCGGCCTGGTGCGGGCCGCCGAGCTGTTCGGGTTCAACAAGGACCTCAAGGGCCCCGGGGTCTGCGGCGAGATCAGACCGCACACGGACCTCGACGGGCTCCGCTCCGACGCCATCGGCCAGAACTCCGTGGTGGCCAGCCCGCTCTGCATGGCCCTGGCCGCCGCCGCCGTGCGGGACGGCGCCTGGCACCAGCCGGTCATGGCGAGGCTGCCGGCGCGGACCGGCGAGGCGGTCCCGCTGCCGCCGGGCGTGGCCGCGGGCCTGCGCACGATGATGCGGGAGGTCGTGACGGCCGGCACCGCCTCGGCCGTCCCCTTCCCGGCCGGTACGGCGGGCAAGACGGGGACCGCCGAGGTGGGAGGGGGCGGACGGGAGCACGCCTGGTTCATCGGCTACCACGGCAAGACCGCCTTCGCCGTCCTGGTGAAGAACGGCGGGAGCGGCGCGGAGGCGGCCGCGCCCATCGCGGCGCGCTTCCTGCGGGCGCTCTGA
- the trhA gene encoding PAQR family membrane homeostasis protein TrhA — protein sequence MTTTAPERLTLPESIKPRLRGWLHAGALPVALIAGFVLVALGPTLQARLAAAIYAITSGLLFGISATYHRGALSPRLGEVLRRLDHANIYLIIAGTYTPFAMLALDGPARAAVLGVIWTGAVAGVLFRVLWTGAPRWLSTALYIGLGWTAVFVLPQLVAGAGVAAVVLVFVGGLLYTAGGVVYGLRRPDPSPRWFGFHEVFHALTVAAYLVQYVAVSLVVYAAV from the coding sequence ATGACCACGACTGCTCCCGAGAGGCTCACGCTCCCAGAGTCGATCAAGCCACGCCTCCGCGGCTGGCTGCACGCCGGAGCCCTGCCCGTCGCGCTCATCGCCGGATTCGTCCTGGTGGCGCTGGGCCCCACGCTGCAGGCGCGGCTCGCCGCCGCGATCTACGCGATCACCTCGGGCCTGCTCTTCGGCATCTCGGCCACCTACCACCGGGGCGCGCTCTCCCCGCGCCTCGGGGAGGTGCTGCGGCGCCTGGACCACGCCAACATCTACCTCATCATCGCCGGGACCTACACGCCGTTCGCGATGCTCGCCCTGGACGGCCCCGCCAGGGCGGCGGTCCTCGGCGTGATCTGGACCGGCGCGGTCGCCGGGGTGCTGTTCCGGGTGCTGTGGACCGGCGCCCCCCGCTGGCTGTCCACCGCGCTCTACATCGGCCTCGGCTGGACGGCCGTCTTCGTGCTGCCCCAGCTGGTGGCGGGCGCGGGGGTGGCCGCGGTGGTCCTGGTCTTCGTGGGCGGGCTGCTCTACACGGCGGGAGGGGTCGTGTACGGCCTGCGCCGCCCCGACCCCTCCCCCCGCTGGTTCGGCTTCCACGAGGTCTTCCACGCCCTCACCGTCGCCGCCTACCTGGTCCAGTACGTGGCGGTGTCACTGGTGGTCTACGCGGCGGTGTGA
- a CDS encoding M20 metallopeptidase family protein: MSLRESAADMRDELVRLRHALHRQPEIGLDLPRTQEKVLAALSGLPLEVRLGERLSSVTAVLRGARPGPTVLLRGDMDALPVSERSGAEVTSQVDGRMHACGHDLHTTMLAGAAHLLSARRDQLAGNVIFMFQPGEEGQGGAKIMIDEGVLDAAGERPVAAYALHVISAALPQGVFITKGGPMMAAADKFVVTVRGAGGHGSAPHRAKDPIPVACEMVTALQTMVTRGFDVFDPVVVTVGSFHAGTTDNVIPDEARFEATIRSFSRTSHERIQERVVTLVKGIAAAYGLEVEADYQVSYPVTVNNGAEADFVGATIREVYGEQRFVEAPQPFTGSEDFSFVADRIPSAFVALGACPSDTDAGKAAYNHSPEARFDDAVLPDGAALYAELAVRRLGLVPLCPPQ; encoded by the coding sequence GTGTCCCTTCGCGAGTCCGCCGCCGACATGCGAGATGAGCTGGTCCGTCTCCGCCACGCCCTGCACCGGCAGCCCGAGATCGGCCTCGACCTGCCCCGGACCCAGGAGAAGGTGCTGGCCGCCCTGTCGGGCCTGCCCCTGGAGGTACGGCTCGGCGAGCGGCTCAGCTCGGTCACGGCCGTGCTGCGCGGCGCCCGGCCGGGCCCGACCGTGCTGCTCCGGGGCGACATGGACGCCCTGCCGGTCTCCGAGCGCAGCGGCGCGGAGGTGACCTCGCAGGTGGACGGCCGGATGCACGCGTGCGGCCACGACCTGCACACCACCATGCTGGCCGGGGCGGCCCACCTGCTGTCGGCCCGGCGGGACCAGCTCGCCGGGAATGTGATCTTCATGTTCCAGCCGGGCGAGGAGGGGCAGGGCGGCGCGAAGATCATGATCGACGAGGGCGTGCTGGACGCGGCCGGCGAGCGCCCGGTCGCCGCCTACGCCCTGCACGTCATCAGCGCGGCGCTCCCCCAGGGGGTGTTCATCACCAAGGGCGGCCCCATGATGGCCGCCGCCGACAAGTTCGTCGTGACCGTGCGCGGCGCGGGCGGCCACGGCTCGGCGCCGCACCGGGCCAAGGACCCGATCCCCGTCGCGTGCGAGATGGTCACCGCGCTGCAGACCATGGTGACGCGGGGGTTCGACGTGTTCGACCCGGTGGTCGTCACCGTCGGCAGCTTCCACGCCGGCACCACCGACAACGTGATCCCGGACGAGGCCCGGTTCGAGGCGACGATCCGGTCGTTCTCCAGGACCTCACACGAGCGGATCCAGGAGCGGGTGGTGACCCTGGTCAAGGGGATCGCCGCCGCCTACGGGCTGGAGGTGGAGGCCGACTACCAGGTGAGCTACCCGGTCACGGTCAACAACGGCGCCGAGGCCGACTTCGTCGGCGCGACCATCCGCGAGGTGTACGGCGAGCAGCGCTTCGTCGAGGCCCCCCAGCCGTTCACCGGATCGGAGGACTTCTCCTTCGTCGCCGACCGGATTCCTTCGGCGTTCGTGGCGCTCGGCGCGTGCCCCTCGGACACCGACGCGGGCAAGGCCGCCTACAACCACTCCCCCGAGGCGCGCTTCGACGACGCCGTACTGCCCGACGGCGCCGCGCTCTACGCGGAGCTCGCGGTGCGCCGTCTCGGGCTCGTCCCGCTCTGCCCGCCGCAGTGA
- a CDS encoding HdeD family acid-resistance protein — protein sequence MEELARTWWVHLVRGLCAILFGLLAIVWPGITIYALVIVFGAYALVNGVFALFSSGRGGSRIWMIVYGVVSILAGVLAFARPGMTALALLYVIAGWAIVTGLLEIVAAIRLRKAMEGEWMFIVSGVVSVLFGILLCVWPGSGALAVVWLIGTMAIVYGIALIALAFRVKSLGAHRAGPSGNPRVV from the coding sequence ATGGAAGAGCTGGCTCGCACCTGGTGGGTGCATCTGGTCCGGGGCCTGTGCGCGATCCTGTTCGGTCTGCTGGCGATCGTCTGGCCGGGGATCACAATCTACGCCCTGGTCATCGTCTTCGGCGCGTATGCCTTGGTCAACGGCGTGTTCGCGCTGTTCAGCTCCGGGCGCGGCGGCTCCCGGATATGGATGATCGTCTATGGCGTCGTCAGCATCCTGGCCGGCGTCCTGGCCTTCGCCCGGCCGGGGATGACCGCGCTGGCGCTGCTGTACGTCATCGCGGGCTGGGCGATCGTCACCGGTCTCCTCGAGATCGTGGCGGCGATCCGGCTGCGCAAGGCCATGGAGGGGGAGTGGATGTTCATTGTCAGCGGCGTGGTGTCGGTGCTGTTCGGCATCCTGCTGTGCGTCTGGCCGGGCTCGGGCGCGCTGGCCGTCGTCTGGCTCATCGGCACCATGGCCATCGTGTACGGCATCGCCCTGATCGCGCTGGCCTTCAGGGTCAAGTCGCTCGGCGCGCACCGGGCGGGCCCGTCGGGGAACCCGCGTGTCGTGTAG
- the lat gene encoding L-lysine 6-transaminase, whose protein sequence is MDVHGRLARHLLVDGYRLVLDLERSRGSRLVDARTGRSYLDFYTFFASAPLGVNPFDDDPDFLALLGRIAANKPANSDLYTSHLADFIETFNRVLGDPELPHLFFVEGGALAVENALKCAFDWKSRRNEAAGRPPELGTKVLHLTRAFHGRSGYTLSLTNTDPVKTDRFPTFGWPRIEVPAVHFGGVEAAEERALAQARAAFERHPHDIACFIAEPIQGEGGDNHMRAEFLRAMEELCHDNDALFVMDEVQTGAGITGTPWAHQQLGLRPDIVAFAKKIQVGGVMAGRRVDLVPDNVFQVSGRINSTWGGGLVDMVRSRRILEIVERDDLIARAGELGHGLLTSLLKLQARFPEVVENARGRGLMCAFDLLDPAERDRLVTRLRREEGVLVLPCGERSVRLRPALSVTPEELAEGAAAIGRALEASQDLQLSA, encoded by the coding sequence ATGGACGTGCACGGCCGTCTCGCTCGTCATCTACTCGTCGACGGCTACCGGCTGGTGCTGGACCTCGAACGGAGCCGGGGATCCCGGCTCGTCGACGCCCGCACCGGCCGGAGCTACCTGGACTTCTACACCTTCTTCGCCTCGGCGCCGCTGGGTGTGAACCCGTTCGACGACGACCCGGACTTCCTCGCCCTGCTCGGCCGGATCGCCGCGAACAAGCCCGCCAACTCCGACCTCTACACCAGCCACCTCGCCGACTTCATCGAGACCTTCAACCGGGTCCTCGGCGACCCCGAACTGCCGCACCTGTTCTTCGTGGAGGGCGGCGCGCTGGCCGTCGAGAACGCCCTGAAGTGCGCCTTCGACTGGAAGAGCCGGCGCAACGAGGCAGCCGGCCGCCCCCCGGAACTCGGCACCAAGGTGCTCCACCTCACCCGCGCCTTCCACGGCCGCAGCGGCTACACCCTCTCACTGACCAACACCGACCCGGTCAAGACCGACCGCTTCCCGACGTTCGGCTGGCCCCGCATCGAGGTGCCCGCCGTCCACTTCGGCGGCGTCGAGGCGGCCGAGGAGCGGGCGCTGGCCCAGGCGCGGGCGGCATTCGAGCGGCACCCGCACGACATCGCCTGCTTCATCGCCGAGCCCATCCAGGGCGAGGGCGGCGACAACCACATGCGGGCCGAGTTCCTGCGGGCCATGGAGGAGCTCTGCCACGACAACGACGCGCTGTTCGTCATGGACGAGGTGCAGACCGGCGCCGGGATCACCGGCACCCCCTGGGCCCACCAGCAGCTCGGCCTCCGTCCCGACATCGTGGCCTTCGCCAAGAAGATCCAGGTCGGCGGGGTCATGGCGGGCCGCCGGGTCGACCTGGTGCCGGACAACGTGTTCCAGGTCAGCGGCCGGATCAACTCCACCTGGGGCGGCGGCCTGGTCGACATGGTCCGCTCCCGCCGGATACTGGAGATCGTCGAACGCGACGACCTGATCGCGCGGGCCGGAGAGCTCGGCCACGGCCTCCTCACCTCGCTGCTGAAGCTCCAGGCCCGCTTCCCGGAGGTGGTGGAGAACGCCCGGGGCCGTGGCCTCATGTGCGCCTTCGACCTGCTGGATCCGGCCGAGCGTGACCGCCTGGTGACCCGGCTCAGGCGTGAGGAGGGCGTGCTCGTCCTGCCCTGCGGCGAGCGGTCGGTACGGCTCCGGCCCGCCCTGTCGGTCACCCCCGAGGAACTGGCGGAGGGGGCGGCCGCCATCGGCCGGGCCCTGGAGGCCTCACAGGACCTGCAGCTGTCGGCCTAG
- a CDS encoding helix-turn-helix domain-containing protein, with translation MRVDDAPFDAEPRVETGLSRRETEVMELIATGRSNGQIAQHLFLSEKTVKNHVNRIYAKLGADSRVTAIGLWLGRAAREDPPRR, from the coding sequence ATGAGAGTCGACGACGCCCCGTTCGACGCAGAGCCCAGAGTCGAGACGGGCTTGAGCAGGCGCGAGACCGAAGTCATGGAGCTGATCGCCACAGGACGCTCCAACGGGCAGATCGCCCAGCACCTGTTCCTCAGCGAGAAGACCGTGAAGAACCACGTGAACCGGATCTACGCCAAGCTCGGCGCGGACTCCCGGGTGACCGCGATCGGCCTCTGGCTGGGACGGGCCGCCCGCGAGGATCCCCCGCGCCGGTGA
- the orn gene encoding oligoribonuclease, with protein sequence MSDLLVWIDCEMTGLDLGRDALVEVACVVTDGELNQLDEGVDVVIKPPPEALEQMSEVVREMHTASGLLDVLGGGVTLAEAEAMVLDYIKSHIPDPKKAPLCGNSISTDRSFIARDMPAVDMFLHYRMIDVSSVKELARRWYPRVYFAAPEKQGGHRALADITESIRELRYYRAAVFVAQPGPDSLTARKLAEGVSSPVT encoded by the coding sequence ATGAGTGACCTGCTGGTCTGGATCGACTGTGAGATGACCGGGCTCGACCTCGGCCGTGACGCGCTTGTCGAGGTGGCCTGCGTGGTCACCGACGGTGAGCTGAATCAGCTGGACGAGGGCGTCGACGTGGTCATCAAGCCTCCGCCCGAGGCGCTGGAGCAGATGTCGGAGGTGGTCCGGGAGATGCACACCGCCTCCGGGCTGCTCGACGTGCTGGGCGGCGGCGTCACGCTGGCCGAGGCCGAGGCCATGGTGCTCGACTACATCAAGAGCCACATCCCGGATCCGAAGAAGGCGCCGCTGTGCGGCAACTCCATCTCCACCGACCGCTCCTTCATCGCGCGCGACATGCCCGCCGTGGACATGTTCCTGCACTACCGCATGATCGACGTGTCGTCGGTGAAGGAGCTCGCCCGCCGGTGGTACCCACGGGTCTACTTCGCCGCCCCCGAGAAGCAGGGCGGTCACCGGGCTCTGGCCGACATCACCGAGAGCATCCGCGAGCTGCGCTACTACCGCGCGGCGGTCTTCGTGGCCCAGCCCGGCCCCGACTCCCTCACCGCCCGCAAGCTGGCCGAGGGCGTCTCCAGCCCCGTCACCTGA
- a CDS encoding DUF2510 domain-containing protein — protein MTTQTPSGWYPDPYGSPQLRWWDGNQWTDATHPTDAAGQAAHQAPQSGPSPQPAGPPPGSTGPWNQPPAQQQPQGPWNQPPAQQQPQGPWNQPSAQPQGPGAPEAGQPRWDAGTTMRLPAGEYGLPAGTSPRKSSPWPWILGSGGAVIVLIGIVVAAMFLVSPGRRPVASEPSPAPTVTSQEPTSEPTPEPSPSPSQEDPDRATELPQPQDGRLKDPVTGLSYEFPGSPWEVPDSVGGGPLGFTWSSAAVATSQENYDGQGNNWLGNIFAGELPDKFGYDGVQSMQATAATLLHATEETFYSPSHQRKIVQNKALKIDGKDAWLLMFDLDFSKESEANGWKWKKERGAFVIVDRGAGARPGLVYVSAPDNLDVSLANRVVDSLKLS, from the coding sequence ATGACCACGCAGACCCCCTCCGGCTGGTATCCCGACCCCTACGGTTCACCACAGTTGCGATGGTGGGACGGCAACCAGTGGACTGACGCCACCCACCCGACGGACGCCGCCGGGCAGGCCGCGCACCAGGCACCGCAGAGCGGGCCGTCGCCTCAGCCGGCGGGACCGCCACCGGGGTCCACGGGGCCGTGGAACCAGCCCCCCGCGCAGCAGCAGCCGCAGGGGCCGTGGAACCAACCTCCCGCGCAGCAGCAGCCGCAGGGGCCGTGGAATCAGCCCTCCGCCCAGCCGCAGGGGCCGGGGGCGCCCGAGGCCGGGCAGCCGCGCTGGGACGCCGGGACCACGATGCGGCTGCCCGCCGGGGAGTACGGCCTCCCGGCCGGCACGTCGCCGCGCAAGAGCAGCCCCTGGCCGTGGATCCTGGGCAGCGGCGGAGCGGTGATCGTGCTCATCGGGATCGTGGTCGCCGCCATGTTCCTGGTGAGCCCCGGGCGCAGGCCGGTCGCGAGCGAGCCCAGCCCGGCCCCGACGGTGACGTCGCAGGAGCCGACCTCCGAGCCGACACCCGAGCCGTCGCCTTCGCCGTCGCAGGAGGACCCGGACCGCGCCACCGAGCTGCCCCAGCCACAGGACGGACGCCTCAAGGACCCGGTGACCGGCCTGTCCTACGAGTTCCCCGGCTCACCGTGGGAGGTGCCCGACAGCGTCGGCGGCGGCCCGCTCGGGTTCACGTGGTCCAGCGCGGCCGTGGCCACCTCCCAGGAGAACTACGACGGCCAGGGCAACAACTGGCTCGGCAACATCTTCGCCGGCGAGCTTCCCGACAAGTTCGGCTACGACGGGGTCCAGAGCATGCAGGCGACCGCCGCGACCCTGCTGCACGCGACCGAGGAGACCTTCTACAGCCCCAGCCACCAGCGCAAGATCGTGCAGAACAAGGCCCTCAAGATCGACGGCAAGGACGCCTGGCTGCTCATGTTCGACCTGGACTTCTCCAAGGAGTCGGAGGCCAACGGCTGGAAGTGGAAGAAGGAACGGGGGGCCTTCGTGATCGTGGACCGGGGGGCGGGCGCGCGTCCGGGGCTGGTGTACGTGTCCGCGCCCGACAATCTGGACGTTTCACTGGCCAACCGAGTCGTCGACTCGCTCAAGCTCTCCTGA